The genomic segment ttttttctcattccttaCTTCTGGCTGTGAATAGCAGCTGCATTCCTACAGCGGTCTCACAGGCCATTTCTCATTTGTGTCCAGGAACAGCCCTTTGAGGGAGGTGTGTAGTTCATGCCCTTGTGTTTGCCCATGGGAATACCTTTCCCTTCTTCCACAGAGGTGGAGGGACTTGCTCAGGATGGTCCTGCTGGAAAATGATGGCAGTGCAGTTGAAACCTCACACCGGTGCTGTTTGTGATATTAGATGCTAGAGGGCAGGCATTAGCCTGATTTAAGATAGAATAAAGCCAAAGCATGTGGTTCTTTGGTGTTCCTGGATGTCACGGAATACCCATTGGGCAAGTGACAGTGTTGACAATTATTATGGTATAGCAGTGGTTAAAACTAGGAATCACTGAAGGAAGAGCTTATCACCTATTGTATACCACCTCTTAAAGTATAGCAGTGTGAGTGTGCCCAGCTTCATTTCAGCTGGTGAGCTTCTGCCTTAGAATTTTCACGGTGGGGATTGCATTCAATAGAAGACACTTCCCAGTTATCCGAAGCAGTGGCCAGAATTTGACGTTCAGCTGGTTAAATAGGAAAACTCGGGGTGCCTCTCGCATGAAGCCATATGGATCATTTTTTAGGTGTGGTGACTTGAAGGGAGCCAGTGACTAGAGAAGAGaagttaagataataaaattaaggaaCATGTTCAAAATGTGCTGTTACCCATTTCAGAATTCGTCGATGCCACTCTTACCctgataaaaacagaaagggaggcaaaccataagagacttttaactataggaagcaaactgagggttgctggagggggaggtgggtggggggctggggtacctgggtgatggacatggaaatggaaatgacatCAGAGAAAACTGCCATGACATCCACCCGATTTACTTTCAAGTCTCCACATAATAAATAAACCTCATTCCAACTTTAAATCCTCTTTTCCGCTACTTCCTAAAACTCTGCCCAGCTAAGTGACTCACTCTCTTCTCAATTCTTTATGCTCACACTTGCCTTCCTATTTCATTAATAGTGCTCCCCTTACCTGTGAAAATCTGATCCAGCCTCCAAGGCCCAAGGCCGAAGTCTTTCCTGAAGTCTCAACTAACTCAGCAGACCTATAAATGGGGACCAGTATACCTCAGCGTTCACAGTCTGCCATTTACATGTTAAAATCTTGCATTTGCTGCTACTTCATAGGGGAATCATCTGAACCAAAGGAGACAGTTCTCTGAAGGCAGGAACTTTGCTCATCCACCCTGCTGACCCCACTTTAAGTGCTATATCGATGCTTCATCAAATAAtgaagctagattttttttttccccaaagacttCTAGGGATAGGAAAAATAGAAGTGAATGAGTGCAGTTAACTAGGGGAAGAAAACAGAGTAGGGGGGAGAGTACATTATTGTCTTTCAGTTCAGACCTGAAATGCTTTGTTTTCTATGTGGATTTCACCCTAGTGTAAATTTACCTCTGCCTTTCCACCCGTAAAATTTACGTTTTACTTATCCTTAAAGTACATAATCAACTCTCTGTTCTTGGGTTTGCTTtaagttttgtgattttttttttttttccatttcttgataATCTGCCTTCCAGTAGCATCGTGTCTGGGTCAGGGTACTTAGCGGGCAGGGACCAGATCTATAGAATTATCTCTGCATGTGGCATTATTTCTAGATGTGATGGACTTAATGAACCCATTATTTCTAATGGTGTTTACTTGTTGCATATCCTGAGGTACATTGGATTGGGATCTACCTCTACAGTATTCGACTTTGCTGCTTTCTTGCTGCTTCAAGCAGTAAAAGCATGCCAATTTTTAAGAGAACTGGGCATGAAAAGGGTCTGTGGTTATAACCTAAGTAACCTAAGTACTGTACCACACTGTTCTTTCTGTCAGTGACTGATTGGGATGAGGagcgttcattcattcattttcatactCAAATTGCTTAGAGAAAATGATGATTGTGGTCCTCTTCCCTATCTTGCAAGTTAATAGCCGTTAACTGTGATTGAATTCCAAAGATGTGCTTGgtttagatttctttttcctctctcaccTGCATTTCAGGATATCAATGCTTACAACGGTCAGGAGCCCACAGAAACATTACCTTTCCCTATCATTGATGATAAGAATCGGGACCTTGCCATCCTGTTAGGCATGCTGGACCCGGTGGAGAAGGACGAAAAGGGCATGCCTGTGACAGCGCGTGTGGTGAGTCCTAGAAATCCATTATTGAGTCCTCATGACCGGCCAGGCTCTATGTCTAATTGAGTGCTTGCACCAACTCCTGGAAATAGGGGAATATCTCCAATTACAAAATAACTGTATTAATGGCAGTCTCACTGACCGTCTGTACTGCTAATGCAAATAAAGTTTTCAGCTAAATTTTTAAGTTGCTGAATTTGACAGCTTTTGGAAATCTACATAAAATAAGTAGTTGTCCTAAGATGTAATCTAGAAATGAGGAATCTTTTCTTCAGCTCTCCTGACAGCCCTCTCTTCAAAGTGGTGGGCCATACCCTTTTCCATAAGGCAGTTCTGGTTTGGAATTCCTATTTGTTCTGTCCTTACCCACTCCAGAACAAACTTagtccctcatctgcaaaactgTACAACTATTTGAGGACCAGTATCAACTCCCAttagtatattttttaagataaccGTCCCTAGTTAACATAGTACCTTCCCGAGGCCTTTCCGGATTCAATTTGCATATCAGTTTTcgtactgagccagccagagccAAGAGAATTCCCTTCtaagtttagaaaaataacatggaggggtgcctggctggctcagtcggtagagcatgtgactcttgatcttggggttgtgagttcaagccccatgttgggtgtagagatcatttaaaaataaaaaataaatcttaaaaaaaagaaaaataacatggaGAAGAAAACTACCTAAACTCTAGCCACCCAGGTTAACAGTTTGTTGTATCCTTCTAGGtgttggagggtggggggtgttttgtgtgtttttatttttatttttaacagcctGGAACATTTCTGATGACTTAAGAGCTTTCAAAGAGGCTTTAACATCAAAAACACTTCAAGAATTCTTCTATTTATGCATTTGTGTGCTTTGCAGGTGTTTATTTTTGGTCCTGATAAGAAACTGAAGCTGTCTATCCTCTATCCAGCGACCACTGGCAGGAACTTTGATGAGATTCTCAGAGTAATTACCTCTCTCCAGCTAACGGCAGAAAAGAGGGTTGCCACCCCGGTTGATTGGAAGGTAAAGATACTCACCTTGCCTGCAAGGCCTAAGGGGCTGGTCTCTCAATGGCTATCTTCAGGGTCTTTGTTACATGGGGCTCTTTTTCTGGTATGCAGACGCACTGGCTGGACTTCTCATGGCTGAGTTTCAGATTTGCTGTGAGGCCATTGTCAAGGTCTTTAACaccttttattataaaatacaaactCCCTATATTGCTTCCTAAATTTTAGATCATGTGACCAAATTAATTGGTCAGAATGATGCCTTTcagtaaaagaattttttttaaaaacctttaaccCTTCCCAAAACTAGCAAAATGATGGCAGAATATTTATAGCTAGACTTAGATTGGCCACTTAAGTCATGGCTATAAAACTCTGTGGTGTATTAATGTCGTGGagcatttcatttctcttaagcTTCATTCAGTCTTTTAAACTCATGTAGAATTCTTGGAATCCTGTTCATAAACTTTTAATCTCTACGATTTCTGCAAAAGGTAGGACAGGGCTATCAGAAGGGTATCTTCACatagctacatttttaaaatatgctaaccTGAATACCAGgttgtgttgttttgttcttCCTGGCAGGCGAATCACTTAAATTCTGTATATCATCCACCGAACATGTGTCTACTGAGCCTGGGCAGTGGGCACTGGGATACAGCAGCAAACAGTATAAATATAAACGTAAATAAAAGTCCCTGCCCTCCTAGAGCTTACACTCCAGTGGGTGGAGACAAACAGTAAGCAAGTTTACTGTGTTAGGTGACAGTGAGTGTGACAGAATAATCAAGCAGAGGTGGAGAGAATAGGAAcgcaggggtgggagggttggtTTTATAATTGGCTGTCAAGGAAGGCCTTTCTCTGAAGGGACCTTTGGGAAGGACACAAAGAAAGCAAGGGACCAAGCCATGGGTATTTATGAGAAAAGAACactgcaggcagaaggaagagctaATGAAAGTGAGCATGGTGGGTTCAAGAAACAGAAGACAAGCCAGCATGCCTGGAAGGGAAGGAGCAGGAAATGGGGTGAGGAGCCAGGGAtgagagaggaggcaggaatCATTCACACAGGGCAGCAATAAGGACttagaattaacattttaaagtgtgGTGCCAAGCCATCACCGGGTTTAAAATAAGACTACTTGTTAAGATAGGGAAATAGTTCCCTCACGAAAGTGTCAAAGATCAACCTGTGAAAACAAAATTCCTCAGAGGAGAGAGAGTAACCAATACTGAGTTCTTCTCATGAGCACCTGTGGCTACTTGTCTAAAGTCAACTCTTGCCTTTAGGCTTCCCTGTAAGATTGGATTTCACCATTCTCAATGTCTTCCAATAGGATGGAGATAGCGTGATGGTTCTTCCAACCATCCCTGAAGATGAAGCCAAAAAAATCTTCCCTAAAGGAGTCTTCACCAAAGAGCTCCCATCGGGCAAGAAGTACCTCCGCTACACGCCCCAGCCCTAGTCTCTCCGAGGAGCTGGTGCAGGGGCTGTTGGCCGAGCTCAGTGAGCCGGACGATGCCGGCTGCCAGGCCTGTTCTGCAGCTGTTCCATAGAAACATCCTGGTGTGATCGCAGCCAAGGTCTTTAGGTTGCTCTGCTACTGgcttattaaatgaaaatggcACTAAAAATCTCTTGGGATCCTTTACTCTGTGCCTTCACCAGCATTCAACTCTGTTCATATACCTTAGCACTCTCCTCCGCTGACTCTCTCTGAAATACAGTCCATGTGAGAGGCTCAAATCTTGGATCTCTACAAGCTTTGGGATCAGTGAGGTAGCGCGGTTGAAAAAGCCTGCTTTGCTCCATCATAGAATGACTATCTGTTTTTCAGCTGTTCTAATCAAATCCAGAACTTGAGGTTCAGATTCCTCTGTGATATGTGAGTATATAACCCCAAAACTAAGAGTATCCAGGTGTTCTTCACTGTTCGGTGTTTGGATCATAGCAGGCGCAAAAAACCTTTCAATTCTATACTTTTTCGGTAGATAACTGAAGTGggatgagcagggggaaggatctttaaatattttgctctaaagaaaatgtttcaataaatttCTGTCAAAAGAGGGAGGCTGTGGAGAAGGCTCCACTTGCCTGCGGGGAGGCGTACCGGGTGCCGTGTGCCTTTCATACAGAGTATTTCCATCTGTCGGTCTGCTCTGCGCTGATGGACGCAAGCAAGGGCACACCTcgggaagagaggagaagaggatgGAAGATGTTTTATCATAGAACTTTTCTTGCAGTGAGGGCAGTGGGGCTgtttctgattcttggttttttGGGGATCAGCAAATAAATCCTTTGCTAGAACTGGATCAGAGAATTCTGTCGTCGCGTTCTGAAGCACTCGGGTAGACACCGTCCTGCAGGGCAGAGGCTTGCTAGCATTGGTACTGCTGCTTTTCTCCAAAGGCAGATCCGTAAGATTTCATATAATGAAAAGCCAGGAACAGCTGATGAACCAGTGATTTCACCACAACTCTTGGCCCACTTTGCTCCTTCCTGTTACTTCCCTGGGTCCTTCAGTTTGTGGATCCTGCTAGAAAGAGCTCTCCTGACATATTACTTTAATTGGATGACTAGGCTTAAGAATATGAATCTCGAGGAGAATAGTACATCTGTGCTTTTCGCGAAAGAATACCAACTACTCTGAGCTCATGGTCTCGGACTTTTATTAGACTGTGCTAATACGTCCAGGGTTTAGAAAGAAGTGTCCCATACCTGGTGGAGTCTCTTGCATGGAgccctttatatttttattgagtgTAATAATATAAAACATGATGCCTGGGGCCAGGTGTTGGACAAGTCATTAAGTCTAGTTTCCTTGAATTCTCCACATGTAAAATTTGAGTGACACCAGGAAGGTTGAGAATGGAGTGAAAATTCCAAGTTACCCAGTATCCTGAAGAATGCTGGTCTGAAAGACAAGAGGACTGGTGTCCTGCTCTCACCTCTTAAGTCACAGTATATTTTGCCCTTAAAGAACTAATACCTGGTCCTAACTAATCCCGGGATCCTTGGTCCCCTGTCACCTCCCCAGCTATTAGATTCCTCGCTGTTCTCGTCCGTTGGCTGTTTGACTCCTCTAGTCCTTGTCTCTTGGACAGTATGGCTTCAACTTTCTTTCATGGGGACAGTTCAAAGTCTAAATCTCCAACAGTAATTATCCGGACCTGAGTGTTGGTCTTTACTGACCAATGGAACATGTCCCATTGAATTTGCAAATTCAAAATCAGATTCATCAACTTTTCCCCCAGTAAATCTACCGcccccctcctcactccctcaGGCACCCAAACCTTGGTGTTTTCGTTTGGCCATCTCTACTCTCTCCGTATATATGATGTCAATATAAAGACGGTGAAAAAGCTCAAAGAAAAGGGGGCCATGTACCCCCCCAAATCGAGTTCTGGCTCTGTCACCAAGCAGCCATGAGACTTTGTGAAAGTAttcttttccaaatataaaaaatCACGTAATAAATATGCGTTTCCAGGGTAGAAGTGATCCTAAGTACATCTTTAATACACTAGTGGGCATGGAGAGTAGAGCTCCCCTACCGAGAGTTGCTGCTCTCGATTTTCATGGGAGAACAGAATAAATTGCATCATGCATTCCAAGATTTATTAATTGGAAGTGAATTAATATATGACCATCGTGACTATGAGAGAAGCATAAGGAATCTGAGAGGCAGTCCATGGGACTTTGGCGGGAATACACAGGCTTCCAAGATTCTCAAAGTGGGGAGCCTGTGTGGTCTTGCCACAAGTCTGATCTCACCTCTGACCTGCACCCTAAGTGTAGGAATCTTCATCGTGGAGATGCTTAGCAAAGGGGGGAGGAGCCAGAATGGCTGTGTCTAAATGGCCAAGTCAAAATGCCGATTGGGTGCAACGAACTGGCCGGTGTAGTGGTTTACTCCCTCCAACTCCACCCCTTGGGGCAATGCGAATTGAAATACTgacaattttaattttagctcAAAGGGTGTGTTAACTGGGTATAAGGTCATTACCACTTTCTTTGCAGTAACTGGCTCAGAAATGGGCAAGTGATTCAGTTCTTGCGAATGAGACACAAAGGATCATTGGAATTTCTGGAAGAATTCTATGTCCTGACAGCAATCGGGAGGCAGCATCTGACAGCCTGGGAGTGGGGAACCACAGAGCGAGGCTGTAAAGGTCAACAGCAAAGTGGAGAGGAAAATAATCTGATCCTGCATCATCTTCACAGAGTCCACCAACCATGAACCCGTCCTGCCTCTGGACTTACatagtacataaaataataaatttccttaAGATTTAAGCCTTTTTGAGTTGGGTTTAGGCCAAAAGCATCCTAACATATACATGGAATGTATTGTCCTCTATTTCTTTCAAATACGTGGTAACATGCCTCCTAAGCAAGACTGAGGGCAGCCTATCTCAAGTTTCAAAATGTAATCACATGAGGAGTATTGAAATGCAGACCCCAGGGGTCCACTCCCAGAGACTGAGCTCTAGGTGGCCAGATGCTCTTCATTGGTAACAACCCAGGTGGTGATGATGCGGAGTCCAGCAGATAAACTGCAGTGGTTAGCCCAATATTCATTTACCCCTTGTTTTTCACCAAAAACACCCAGATTGTAGTAAGGGTGGCAAAGTGAGGTGCCAGTTAAAATTCATCTTAAGGTGATAGGTTTGGGCACCTGACAGTGCTGGCCTGGGATGAGGTCCATTCCTGAAGAAAAGGCAAAACGTCCTTGCCCTACTGAAAAGCCAGTAGGCTGCCTGGACATACAAATGCCATTTTGCCAGCCTGAGGCTCAAAGTCCCAGGCCAAGGACAAGGGCAGGGGCTGCAGCCTAGCTCCACGATGACTTCCTCAAGCCGCTGTACCCGCCCCCTTCTGCCTATTTCCAGACATGCTGTTAccataagaaaaatgaagccGTTAAtagaataagtcatggggatgaaaggtacagcataggggataTTGTCAATGCTACTCTAATAGCATtgtgtggtgagcacagcataaggttTAGAGAAATTGAATcgctatgctgtacacctgaaaccaacgtagcattgtgtgtcaacatttttatataatgagaaaaaggaaaatgaagcctgtgtggttcagtcccAGTGGCCAAGTTCCTGTATCTGCAGCCCATCCAGAATTTGCTGACACGCTAGTAATCCACAGTCCACGCTGAAATACTGCCCTATTATGCTAGGTGCCCAGAAGGTTCTAATAGTTAGGACTGACTTTTTCTCTCACCTTTTCTTCTATTCTTACCTCTATTCTGGTTTTCCGTAAAGCAGAGAACCGAATATCCTTTCAAAATCTTGTTGAAATGAAAAGAGATGATGGATTCCAAATAATAAACAACCAGGCCATAAAACTAAActttatttgacttttaaaaagaaattgaaaagcgATACCAAACAGTATTATGCAATGTAAGATTGTTAATTTCTCCTAAACTTTGCTTTCAGTAACTAAGATGGAGAACATAGTTCCATTTTTCAACATTTACTAaattggggagggagggaataacTTTTCTCTGGAAAATATTAGGGAGGCACTAACAACATATCAAACTATGGGTCATATGCTTCAGTCAGTAATATATTAATTGTACAATGCCCTTGATGACTTTTACTCTCATTGGTAGGCCATGAACTGTATTATTAGCCTGACGAATTTCTAAACATCTCAAGTAATAATGCGACTGCTTAAAATTAGAACTTTTACAGCAGTCCATCACTTCTGAAATAAATACAGCAGTTCACTGTTCCAGCAACTTTTAAGTAACCTCCTTGCCAGGTAATCGTTCGGCACTTGGGCCAGGAGGTTAGCTCAGTCTTTAACCTGACCCTGCATATCACATTAGTACCGTTagtattcttttctaaaatgggaTCCACTTTCCAACTATACAAGaaactcaaaagcaaaatatCAGACGATGAGTGTTTCAGGAGAAACATTAACTATTAAATGCAATCAGAAAACTTACTGAGAAGTTTCTCTTTTATCATCCAGAACATTCCCTCTAAAAGATCTTCTATATTAAGGGCTCTGAGAGATACATGTGCATTTCTATGCCATCAAACATCCTCTTGTGAAGACATACTGCGTTAATTCAGTAAGAGCAGTCCGACAAAGGGGCGCCTCAGGAAAAGAGATGCAGGTGAGTTGAATTCCGGTTAACTTTGTGACCGATTCCAGGATAACTGGAAACTTCTTTCCTAAAAAacgagaattttttttttttttttttaaataatggggcCTGGAAAAGACGGTGACAATGAGGAGTCAGTTAAGTCAGTTACTTGACTCCCAATTAGGTTTCCCATTTGTGAAACAGGGTCCTTTTAAGAAAGAGGAGAGGATGACCCTAGGAAGGCTGCCTAAAAAGAACTAAGCTGCTTTCTTTAAAGGAACCATAAATCATACGCTTGGTCAATGTGACTTTTCCTTCCCCCAACAAACACTCTGTACACCACCCTGACTATCACAGATGACCGGGCAGGCCCAAAATTTCTACTAAAATGATCTTAGGGTGACTCTCTGGTTGGGGCTGTGGTAGACCACGGGACTTCTCCTGAAACTGCACTTAGACGGCACGTCATTTTCCCTTGGGAAGCATGTTTATTTGGGGTGACTTCGcaactgggagagagagagtgctgaAGGGCCCTGAAGCCCATCCTGGCACCATGTACTGTTCCCTCGTCCACCTGTGCGCTCACCTAGCTCACTATTGCCCTGTCAGAGTGGTCTTCTCCTCCACTCAGCTGTGGACTCGGGCCCAAATGAGCTCTGTTAGGGACCCCTTGAGTAACTACTAGCCTTGCAGGTCCCCCACTCCCCAGACTTACCTCCACTCTGTCTTGGCCCCATGGGAccagccctcccctctcccactctacACATGCTGCCCAACACTTCTCAAGCTTTTCCAAATTGGCCCTGATTGCTGACTAAAGCAGGAAAAGGTGTCGCGGCAAAATTTCCATGACTCGCCATAATAAAATGGTTTGACGTCTCCTGgtttatcttaaaaattcatgCAAATTTGTCACCCTACTCCATAATATGCTTGTTTTAATATAGAACATTTCAAATAATCTAATGGTTAAATGAGTTTCCTCCTTTTAAAAGAACATCAAGTAaaagtggctgggtgatggacactggggagggtatgtgctatggtgagcgctgtgaattatgtaagactgatgaatcacagacctgtacccctgaaacaaataatacattatatgttaattttttaaaaaagtgtgatACTCTAGGAAGATTCCCTGGATCCACCTGTGGCTCCACATACCCCGGACACGACACCCACAAATCCTCAGGGATGCACACTCCAAAGGGAGAGGCACAGGCATTTGGATGCTGATGTCTAATCCTGCGCGTGACCTGACCCTCCCCATCCTTAATGTGCCCTGTAGATCCCCACTACTGAGCCGTCACGGGAAGGAGGTCAAGAGGGGGGAAATTGGGATGGGGGACCTGGGGCAAAATGACATCTTTCAAAAACATTGtatcattttaatcattaaatAATTCAGGTGAGGTTTATCCCAATTTTTTCGATTCAGTGAGCTGCCACTAAGGGTCTCTTTTCTCACCACCCAACCACCTACATTTTGCTACTCAGCTTCGCAGCTCATTCCAGCTATGTAGTTTAATAGTCACAGTAAGAAAAATCGAATCCAAGTATCAGGTTTATTAcctcattttttctcttccaattaTATTCTCTCTGGGTCATTCGAAGACCAGTGTTGACTGAGCCAATCAAATACATGCATCAGACAGAAAAACTAAATTAGGAATTTAAGAGTAAAGGTAGCAGAAGAATATTCTGAAATATCAATTTGCTTTCTCCCAGTAggtctcctctttcccttctccccttccatACGGGTTCTTTAGTTTCCCGTTATTAGGCTCCCAAGAATCCCATGCAAGGGCTGACAAAGTCAAATGAGAACAGGCAGGTCACACAGATAAGGAAGTGGGCCGTATCTGAGACAAGAGGGCAGGGTGTGGACTGCGGCAAACTGCACACTGTGTGTTTCCCCCAGGCGCAGCTCTACGTGTTGCCACATACAGGAACGAGGACCAAGTGTTGGCACGCTTTCCGAGTTTTTCAAGAAAAGCTCAAAATccggatttttttttaaatgtgaaatgtttAGATATTCATACTCtgcaacttaaatttttaaaacaaaacatgtatgTGGATCAAATCCAGTGCATCAGCTGAGTCCAGTCCGTGAGCCTACGATATGTGACTTTTGTCCCAAATTCACTGGGGAATACAGAGTGATATAGTACCATCCGTCTAAAATGACtgattgcaggggcgcctgggtggctcagttggttaagcgactgccttcggctcaggtcatgatcccggaatcccgggatcgagtcccgcatcaggctccctgctcagcagggagtctgcttctccctctgaccctcctccctctcatgctctctgtctctcattctctctctctcaaataaataaataaaatctttaaaaaaaaaaaataaataaataaataaataaaaaataaaatgactgatTGCAGAGAGCCTGAAGAAGGAGAGAGGCCTACAGGCCCAGGACAAATGGGGACCTGTGCCCTGCTTCCTGGCAGTACTAAGATCCTGACTCAGCAGCCCCAAGGGGGTTCACACTAGGCCCTGAGCTCTAAGCCCTGCCATAGACTCCGGTGCCCCAAGAGAACTATGGAAGCTGCAGAGAGGCGGACTGAAGACTCTGAGGGCTGGAGTAAGGATTATTTCAGTGTTCCCCAGCTTGAACAGAAGACCTGGAGCAGAGGGGGCTCCCCAAAATCAGGTGGTGTCCATGACCCCAGAACAGAGGTAGAAAGTAAGCCGCAACAATGTCTGAGGTTGAATTTACTTCTGGGAGAGAAGTGGAATTACTTATTGAATGTCTTTCCTCCTCACAAGGGCGGAGACCTTGTTTGGCTTGCTCCCCATCtagcactgggcatggagcccagcacacagTGGGGCTGTATTTTATAAGAATTGTGCAAATGAGAAatgagatataaaatattaataaaatgtcaCTTTCTGCACACAATTTGAAATCATGTAAACCCAACCCCCCCCTTGAATTAACAATTCATGAAGAATTGCATGACAATGCAATGAGCTGGCCGATCACGTGAACTGGAAACTCCAGGACGGTGCCAATTGGAGAAGCATACTAAGGCTGACTGTTTTCAAGCTGGGGCAGTTGGGGAGATGACAACACGGCTTGGTAGAGCAGGAGCACTGAGTATGaaatgaaggaagggaatgcATTTTCTCTAGAGCAAGGCCTTCCTACCTCATCTTCTCAGTGTACTGCTTAGCACCATGATACATGCAATGGGGCCCTAATACACATTTAGTGACTGTAATTACTTAGTAACTATCAAAGTGCCCCTCAGGCTAGACAGTTGAGTTGTGGCTGCGACTATGGTTTGGAATATTCAAAGAGCAAGGGTCAGGTTCCATATTCCCTTTGGTTGTTGGGAGCACACCAGCTCGCCACACCTGGACCCACTGTGAGTGAGTCTCTGTCCTTCCCGTTCTTGCTCTGCCCCCAACAGCACTCTGTGAGTCCAGCCTGCCAGGACTGGAACAGGGTACAACACAGAAGCTACTCTCTACCAGCACGGGTGTGAAGGAAgggacaagagagagaaaggagccacCTGGATTTCAGTGTCTGGAAGACTCTGATGGATGACCTCCCAGAAGCAATATGGCAGCCAGGGTGGGCCCAAGGATGAGGACTGATGATAAACCCACATAATACCCTCAAGTCATTTTCttagaattaaatgagttttGCATGGTTTTCCTACCACTGACGGGCTACCCCTTACCCATGACTTTGGCGTCATCAGTATTTTTGGCAGGCTCAGATGCTTGCACAACCAGCAGCTTGCTTAAATCTGAAGTTCCCTGAACCTAAAGGGAAAAAGTCAAAAGTAGTCAGAAGAGCATCCTTTGATCTCTAAGCTGCCTCCTCcctaatgttttcaaagaatataagaaataagCCAAAACCCAGAACTGGGCTTCCAGCCTAAgctctccatctttttctttcatttcaaatcCCCTTTAACGTTGTTTCAAGAAGTCTTGGACCAGAAAATTATCTTCTGTGTTATTTATAGACATCAGAAAGGAACTCGTGTTATTTATAGACATCAGAAAGGAACTCTCTACACCTTACTTATAACCAGACCAGACATTCCCAGCTTGGAAAACAGGGAATCCCCGACACCTACGGAGTTACTTGTACCCTGACGCTGATGTTCAAAGGCTCAAGGCCCAGCCTTCCCAGGTGGCAggactgtcttcttttctcagaGCTTTTGCCCTGTGTGCCCGCCAAAATCTGCCCTCCCAGA from the Halichoerus grypus chromosome 7, mHalGry1.hap1.1, whole genome shotgun sequence genome contains:
- the PRDX6 gene encoding peroxiredoxin-6: MPGGLLLGDEAPNFEANTTVGRIRFHDYLGDSWGILFSHPRDFTPVCTTELGRAAKLAPEFAKKNVKMIALSVDSVEDHLAWSKDINAYNGQEPTETLPFPIIDDKNRDLAILLGMLDPVEKDEKGMPVTARVVFIFGPDKKLKLSILYPATTGRNFDEILRVITSLQLTAEKRVATPVDWKDGDSVMVLPTIPEDEAKKIFPKGVFTKELPSGKKYLRYTPQP